Part of the Paludisphaera borealis genome, GGCAGATCGGCGACGTCCTGATCGCCACTCCCGTTCCCGGGACCTGGAAGCAATTGAAGACGACGACCAACACGATCGAGGTCAACCAGGTCGCGGCCCCGACGATCCCCCCCAGCGAGAAGGTCCAGGTCGTCGTCAACGGCGTGCTCGACTCGATCCAGCCCGCGGCGGACTCCCTCTCGCAGATCGTCGCCTACGGCTCCAAGGCTAGTGACAAGATCACGGTCTCGAACGATATCACGATCCCCGCGACGATCGACGGCGGCCGCGGCGGCAAGAACGTCGTCACCGGCGGCGGCGGCTACACGCTCGCCCACGGCTGGTTCGGGCGCTCGACCCTGGTGGCGGGCAGCGGTTATAACAAGCTGATCGGCCGTCAGGGGCAAGTCCGGTTCCGAGCCAACAAGGCGACCGCGCTGGCCTTCACCGGCCGGGCTCGCGGCCGCGCCTCGAACGGCCAGCCGCTCAAGCCCGGTGGAACCTACTACCGGTTCATCAACAACCACCTGGTTCCGGTCCTCAAGATCAACAGCTAACCTGGGACGGACCGAGACGACCGCGCACGCCGAGCCGATTCGAGCCGAGCGACTTCCATGATTCCGCTGCCCATCGATCCCAGCTTGCCTCGCATCCTCGATTGTCTCCGAGAGGGGCGGGGGGTGGTGCTGACCGCCGCCCCGGGGTCGGGGAAGACGACGCGCGTGCCCGCCGCGCTCGTCCGCTCGGGCCTGCTGGGGGCCGACAACCCGTCGGTGATCGTCCTTCAGCCGCGACGGGTCGCCACGCGGGCCGCCGCGGCCCGGATCGCCGACGAGCAAGGTTGGACGCTCGGCCGCGAGGTCGGATACCAGATCCGGTTCGAGCGCCGGGCGTCGGCCTCGTCCCGGCTTCTGATCGAGACCGAGGGCGTCCTCACCCGCCAGATCCTGGCCGACCCGTTCCTCGAATCGGTGGGGGCGGTCGTTCTCGACGAATTCCACGAGCGGAGCCTCCACACCGATCTGGCCCTCAGCCTGCTCCGTGAAGTCAGACGCGAGGTCCGGCCCGACCTTCGCATCATCGTGATGTCGGCCACGCTCGACGCCGAGCCCGTCGCCCGGTTCCTCGACGCGCCCATCGTCGAAGTTCCCGGCCGCGCCTTCCCCGTCGCGATCGAATACCGCGAGGCCGACCAGCCTACCAATCCCGAAACCATCGCGAGCGCCGTCGCCTCGGCCCTCGCCGATCGCTCCGACGACGGCCACATCCTCGTTTTCCTGCCGGGGACGGCGGAGATCCGCCGCGCCTGCAAGGAACTCGAACCGGTCGCCGCCCGGGCGGGCGCCCTGGTGTTGCCGCTTCACGGTTCGCTGCCGGCCGACGAGCAAGACCTGGCGCTTCGGCCCTCCGATCGTCGCAAGATCATCGTGGCGACGAACATCGCCGAGACCTCGCTGACGATCGACGGCGTGACCACCGTGATCGACGCCGGCCTCGCCCGCGTCGCCCATCACGATCCTCAGCGCGGTCTGGACCGGCTCGACCTCGAACGGATCAGCCAGGCCTCGGCCGCCCAGCGCGCCGGGCGGGCGGGTCGGACCCGCCCCGGGCGCTGCATCCGGCTCTGGTCGGAACGCCGGCAAGCCACGCTCGCCCCGTTCGACGCGGCCGAGATCCACCGCGTCGACCTCGGCTCGACGGTCCTGACGCTCCATTCGTGGGGCGTGCGCGAGCCCGAGCATTTCGGCTGGTACGAGCCGCCGTCGAAGGATCGGATCGAGGCCGCCGAAACCCTGCTCGGCCGGCTCGGCGCCCTCGACCCCGTCGCCCGGTCGATCACGCCGCTGGGGAAGCGGATCCTCGCCTTGCCCGTGCATCCCCGACTCGCCCGATTGCTGCTGGCCGCCGCCGGCGAAGGGGTGCTCCATGAGGGAGCAGCCCTCGCCGCGTTGCTCTCGGAGAAGGACATCGCCGACCGCCGCCCTGGCGGCGGCCGTCGCGGGCTGTCCGACGTCCTGCCTCGCCTCGACCTGCTCGCCGAGGCCGAATCCGCGCGGTTTTCGCCGTCGCTGCGCGTCCGGGGGATCGATCCTTCGGCCGCTCGTCAAGTTGCGCGGATCCAGGACGATCTGGTTCGTCTGGGAGCGAGGCTTGAAGGCCCGGCGCGACGAGCCGACCTCGACGAGGACGACCGCGAGGAAGCGCTGTTGAAGCTGCTGATTCTGGCGTACCCCGACCGCGTGGCGCGGCGGCGCGGCTCAGAGGAGACGGGCGTCATGGTCGGCGGGCGCGGGGTCCGCCTGGCGCGGGAGTCGGTCGTCCGCGAGG contains:
- the hrpB gene encoding ATP-dependent helicase HrpB — translated: MIPLPIDPSLPRILDCLREGRGVVLTAAPGSGKTTRVPAALVRSGLLGADNPSVIVLQPRRVATRAAAARIADEQGWTLGREVGYQIRFERRASASSRLLIETEGVLTRQILADPFLESVGAVVLDEFHERSLHTDLALSLLREVRREVRPDLRIIVMSATLDAEPVARFLDAPIVEVPGRAFPVAIEYREADQPTNPETIASAVASALADRSDDGHILVFLPGTAEIRRACKELEPVAARAGALVLPLHGSLPADEQDLALRPSDRRKIIVATNIAETSLTIDGVTTVIDAGLARVAHHDPQRGLDRLDLERISQASAAQRAGRAGRTRPGRCIRLWSERRQATLAPFDAAEIHRVDLGSTVLTLHSWGVREPEHFGWYEPPSKDRIEAAETLLGRLGALDPVARSITPLGKRILALPVHPRLARLLLAAAGEGVLHEGAALAALLSEKDIADRRPGGGRRGLSDVLPRLDLLAEAESARFSPSLRVRGIDPSAARQVARIQDDLVRLGARLEGPARRADLDEDDREEALLKLLILAYPDRVARRRGSEETGVMVGGRGVRLARESVVREGELFLALDPREERRRGTLELQVSIASSVRLEWLEELVPQSVRRVRRTQYDADRERVVAVNQLWYEDLLLREDAAPPADAREASAALLDALRPRAGAIFRDDATAAAWLARYDFVRLAVPELEWPEITEEMFAEQLEFLCQGKSRASEVEKAAKVPYLEATLAPAQVRELSQSAPESLTIPSGRHVRLTYEPGRTPVLSVRLQELFGWIDAPRLARGRVPLLIELLGPNHRPVQVTSDLKSFWTNTYHQVRKDLRNRYPKHAWPEDPLTARAVVRPHRS